In one window of Paraflavitalea soli DNA:
- a CDS encoding LytR/AlgR family response regulator transcription factor, producing the protein MIKAIIVDDEPYCCEVLSTLLERHVPEVTVEAVCHSAAEAITAITTHPVQLVFLDIEMPHMNGFQLLERLPGVDFDLIFTTSYDQYALKAIKFSALDYLLKPIDRTELQAAVRKALQRLQRPLPQQLQILLQKLHQPSQQVNQIALPTMEGLQLVPLDAIISCASSSNYTIISLKDKLKITVSRTLKEVEEMLEDFMFMRVHHSFLVNLNEIRKYIKGEGGNLIMSDGSSVDVSRSKKDQLLKKLQPRKY; encoded by the coding sequence ATGATCAAAGCCATCATAGTAGACGATGAACCCTATTGTTGTGAGGTGCTCAGCACTTTGCTGGAAAGGCATGTACCCGAGGTAACGGTTGAAGCGGTATGCCATTCGGCTGCAGAGGCGATCACAGCCATTACAACCCATCCTGTTCAACTGGTCTTCCTGGATATTGAAATGCCCCATATGAATGGCTTCCAGCTGCTGGAGCGGCTGCCTGGCGTTGATTTCGACCTGATATTCACCACCAGCTACGATCAGTATGCACTCAAAGCCATCAAGTTCAGCGCCCTGGATTACTTATTGAAGCCTATTGACCGTACGGAACTGCAGGCAGCGGTAAGAAAGGCTCTCCAGCGTTTACAACGGCCCTTACCACAGCAGCTGCAGATCCTGTTACAAAAACTACATCAGCCATCCCAGCAGGTCAACCAGATAGCCCTGCCTACTATGGAAGGACTGCAACTCGTACCCCTTGACGCTATTATCAGTTGTGCCTCCAGCAGCAACTACACCATTATTTCACTAAAAGACAAACTTAAGATCACCGTTTCCCGTACACTTAAAGAGGTGGAAGAAATGCTGGAAGACTTTATGTTCATGCGGGTGCATCACTCTTTTCTTGTTAACCTCAATGAGATCCGCAAGTATATCAAAGGTGAAGGTGGAAATCTTATCATGAGTGATGGATCATCAGTAGATGTTTCGCGTAGTAAGAAAGATCAACTGTTAAAAAAATTACAACCCAGGAAGTATTGA
- a CDS encoding tetratricopeptide repeat-containing sensor histidine kinase, translating to MMRRLLLIALLIPLLSIPAHARQIEDNKLVQLKAQLPFTTGTSKVDCLNMIAARYVHSYTIKADSAIVYTSQAVYEAQRMGYQKGLCFAASLHANTFLQLSKPKEGLPWYRLSTQLATEIKNDTMAAFGYRGIGQALWYEGNFQQAIDTITLSIQYFRKLNMERQILDAIMTISTIYGNQGNYEKAFEGAQQALVLSEELNDVANKVLSLTEIGKSYRNIGDYTSALEYYKKANDCHPGKSYWCNRHLMQSMGDLYCNLQKFDSARDFYQQSFNGNPGSKSTQLRLAEYYLLRQQYDSAHTLFTYLYDTLKPGGEKHLFLYSILGLGKVYLIKKDFAKAKQYALEALALAQEKNARLNIRNAYELLANIYEGLRQPALAYSYYKQYVQMKEAVLNDQLKGKLFEFRRIAEDDKRVAQIKLLEQEKLITQEKLRGNQLLRNILMGGLLLLAVLSLALLGNISLKRKNEKLRNERIQKDLEHRTTELEMQALRAQMNPHFIFNCLSSINRFILKNEPDKASDYLTRFSRLIRLVLINSQKPLIVLEDEIEMLRLYLEMEQLRFKNSFDYSIIYNNDIEPSNILLPPLLLQPFCENAIWHGLMHKEGHGQLSVAFSMRNNILNCIITDNGIGRARAAEIKSKSAEKIKSLGIKLTADRLALFNEDRSVQHFYRIEDITDELGNTTGTQVTVEIRYKEFLQETV from the coding sequence ATGATGAGAAGACTATTACTAATTGCTTTACTTATACCGCTTCTTTCTATCCCTGCCCATGCCAGGCAAATAGAGGATAATAAACTGGTGCAATTAAAAGCACAACTGCCCTTTACTACCGGAACATCCAAAGTTGATTGCCTGAATATGATTGCGGCGCGGTATGTTCATAGCTACACCATTAAAGCCGATTCTGCCATTGTTTATACCAGCCAGGCAGTTTATGAAGCACAAAGGATGGGTTATCAAAAAGGCCTTTGTTTTGCTGCCAGCCTGCATGCCAACACTTTCCTGCAGCTCTCAAAGCCCAAAGAAGGGCTGCCCTGGTACCGGCTTTCCACCCAACTGGCAACAGAAATAAAAAACGACACCATGGCTGCCTTTGGTTACAGGGGTATCGGTCAGGCCCTCTGGTATGAAGGCAATTTCCAACAGGCCATAGATACTATCACCTTGTCCATTCAATACTTCAGAAAGCTCAACATGGAAAGGCAAATTTTAGACGCCATCATGACGATCAGTACCATCTACGGCAACCAGGGCAATTATGAAAAGGCCTTTGAAGGCGCACAGCAAGCCCTGGTGTTAAGTGAAGAACTGAATGATGTAGCCAACAAAGTTTTATCACTCACAGAAATAGGCAAGTCTTACAGGAATATCGGCGATTATACCAGCGCATTGGAATATTATAAAAAAGCCAATGACTGCCATCCTGGAAAAAGCTATTGGTGCAACAGGCACCTGATGCAGTCGATGGGAGACCTCTATTGCAATCTGCAAAAATTTGATTCGGCCAGGGACTTTTACCAGCAAAGTTTTAATGGCAACCCTGGTAGCAAATCGACGCAGCTACGGTTAGCCGAATACTACCTGCTCCGTCAGCAATATGATTCTGCACATACACTGTTTACCTATTTATACGATACCTTAAAGCCAGGAGGTGAAAAACATTTATTCCTGTACTCCATATTGGGTTTAGGCAAAGTATACCTTATCAAAAAAGACTTTGCAAAAGCAAAGCAATACGCCCTGGAAGCATTGGCATTGGCACAGGAAAAGAATGCGAGGCTCAATATCCGCAATGCCTATGAGCTGCTGGCCAATATTTATGAAGGATTACGCCAACCAGCGCTCGCTTATAGCTACTACAAGCAATACGTTCAAATGAAAGAGGCCGTATTGAACGATCAGCTAAAAGGAAAACTCTTTGAATTCCGGCGCATCGCAGAAGACGATAAGCGGGTAGCCCAGATAAAACTCCTGGAACAGGAAAAGCTCATTACGCAGGAAAAACTCAGGGGTAACCAGCTATTAAGAAATATCCTGATGGGAGGCCTCCTGCTACTGGCAGTCCTGAGCCTTGCGTTATTAGGCAATATCTCCCTGAAACGTAAAAATGAAAAGCTGCGCAATGAAAGGATACAGAAAGACCTGGAACACCGTACCACTGAACTTGAAATGCAGGCCCTGCGGGCGCAAATGAACCCTCATTTTATTTTTAACTGCCTTAGCTCCATCAATCGTTTTATCCTTAAAAACGAGCCCGACAAAGCCTCTGATTACCTTACCCGCTTTTCCAGGCTTATTCGCCTCGTACTCATCAATTCTCAAAAGCCGCTCATAGTACTGGAAGATGAGATCGAAATGCTGCGTCTCTACCTGGAAATGGAACAGCTCCGTTTCAAAAACAGTTTCGATTATAGCATTATCTATAACAATGATATAGAGCCATCCAACATATTACTTCCACCTTTACTACTCCAGCCCTTCTGTGAAAATGCTATCTGGCATGGATTAATGCACAAAGAAGGCCATGGCCAGCTATCGGTAGCTTTTAGTATGCGGAATAATATTCTAAATTGCATTATTACAGACAATGGGATCGGGCGGGCCCGTGCTGCGGAGATCAAAAGCAAATCGGCCGAGAAAATAAAATCCTTAGGCATTAAACTAACGGCAGACCGCCTGGCGCTCTTTAATGAAGACAGGTCTGTGCAACATTTTTATAGAATAGAAGACATTACCGACGAACTGGGCAATACTACCGGCACCCAGGTCACGGTAGAGATCAGGTACAAGGAATTCCTGCAGGAAACAGTTTGA